Proteins from a genomic interval of Microbacterium imperiale:
- a CDS encoding response regulator transcription factor, with translation MASEQLKTAVIVEDDPDIRHLLVEVLEAACFSTVSVGNGIDGIQAVLSYRPLLTTLDVNMPGIDGFEAARRIRAQSDTYIIMLTGLSEEADVVLGLGAGADEYIVKPFRPREFRARVDALLRRPRAAAPQQQAPRQDSVGPSFPGARPAAAPGAATAPTSGAPLSYEEYLAQFPGAVPPAQAVPPTAPPAPQQPVYAPPASAPTQQPAPAQPAPPAQQPVQQPIIVHHPSDPTAVAPASSSELVVHQPAGELVPTGENWLVHRDLQVDTDTRLAYIGGRELDLTRTEFDLLSTLMASKRRVRSKADLTLVLRGESYVTSYFVGEADKRAIEAHMTNLRRKLSDNPTTPRYIETVRGVGYRMTSEVAAPA, from the coding sequence ATGGCGTCCGAGCAGCTGAAGACCGCGGTCATCGTCGAGGACGACCCGGACATCCGGCATCTGCTCGTCGAGGTGCTCGAGGCGGCGTGCTTCTCGACCGTCTCGGTCGGCAACGGCATCGACGGCATCCAGGCGGTCCTGTCGTACCGCCCGCTGCTGACGACCCTCGACGTCAACATGCCGGGCATCGACGGGTTCGAGGCCGCGCGCCGCATCCGCGCGCAGAGCGACACCTACATCATCATGCTCACCGGCCTGTCGGAAGAGGCCGACGTCGTGCTGGGCCTCGGTGCCGGCGCCGACGAGTACATCGTCAAGCCTTTCCGCCCCCGCGAGTTCCGCGCGCGCGTCGACGCCCTGTTGCGCCGCCCCCGCGCCGCGGCGCCGCAGCAGCAGGCTCCCCGGCAGGATTCGGTCGGACCGTCGTTCCCCGGCGCCCGCCCCGCCGCCGCCCCGGGGGCCGCGACCGCTCCGACCTCCGGCGCCCCGCTGTCGTACGAGGAGTACCTCGCACAGTTCCCCGGCGCTGTCCCGCCCGCACAGGCCGTCCCGCCGACTGCTCCTCCCGCGCCGCAGCAGCCCGTGTATGCGCCCCCGGCGTCCGCGCCGACGCAGCAGCCCGCCCCGGCGCAACCGGCGCCGCCCGCGCAGCAGCCGGTGCAGCAGCCCATCATCGTGCATCACCCGAGCGATCCCACCGCCGTCGCGCCGGCGTCGAGCTCGGAGCTGGTCGTGCACCAGCCCGCGGGCGAGCTCGTCCCCACCGGTGAGAACTGGCTGGTCCACCGCGACCTGCAGGTCGACACCGACACGCGCCTGGCCTACATCGGCGGCCGCGAGCTCGACCTCACCCGCACGGAGTTCGACCTGCTGTCGACTCTGATGGCATCCAAGCGACGCGTGCGCTCGAAGGCCGACCTCACGCTCGTCCTGCGCGGCGAGTCCTATGTCACGAGCTACTTCGTGGGCGAGGCCGACAAGCGCGCGATCGAAGCGCACATGACGAACCTGCGACGCAAGCTCAGCGACAACCCGACGACCCCGCGGTACATCGAGACCGTCCGCGGCGTCGGTTACCGGATGACCTCCGAGGTCGCCGCTCCGGCCTGA
- a CDS encoding glycoside hydrolase family 6 protein: MRKRPRSDASRQYVVTGHYEPPADVPRPAPAPRRRRRIPRWAWIALIVAGVALVVTAIALVVSLVMNGVQMLTARPPAVGTAFVAPDESKAARAAAAGGPADELAAAEYLAAQPTAYWLTPEQDPIGSVGPRILDIAQEARESDAALAVVVYGLPGRDCGNHSAGGLDEADYETWTTQIGNALRSVRDVKKVVVVEPDSLALAPQCGNVAERVEQLRGAIGRLTGTDTWVYVDGGHSNWLGPDAMADLVRQVVGPGVRGFATNVSNFNHTYDEFAYAHELSERLNGLHALVDTSRNGAGAPADGEWCNPPGRTVGDPSGTYGDDVVDTNLWIKPPGESDGPCNGGPAAGVWWPAGAVDLTRDATR, encoded by the coding sequence GTGAGAAAGCGTCCGCGCTCCGACGCGTCGCGACAGTACGTCGTGACCGGGCACTACGAGCCGCCCGCGGACGTCCCGCGCCCCGCCCCCGCCCCCCGTCGTCGGAGGCGGATTCCGCGGTGGGCGTGGATCGCGCTCATCGTCGCCGGCGTCGCCCTCGTCGTCACCGCGATCGCCCTCGTGGTCTCGCTCGTGATGAACGGCGTGCAGATGCTCACCGCCCGCCCGCCGGCCGTGGGCACCGCGTTCGTCGCCCCCGACGAATCGAAGGCGGCGCGCGCCGCCGCGGCAGGAGGGCCGGCCGATGAACTCGCCGCGGCCGAGTACCTCGCGGCGCAGCCCACCGCCTACTGGCTGACGCCCGAGCAGGACCCGATCGGCTCAGTGGGCCCGCGCATCCTCGACATCGCGCAGGAGGCGCGCGAGAGCGACGCCGCTCTCGCCGTCGTCGTGTACGGCCTTCCGGGACGCGACTGCGGCAACCACTCCGCCGGCGGGCTCGACGAGGCCGACTACGAGACCTGGACCACGCAGATCGGCAACGCCCTGCGCTCGGTGCGCGACGTCAAAAAGGTCGTCGTCGTCGAGCCCGACAGCCTGGCACTGGCGCCGCAGTGCGGCAACGTCGCCGAGCGGGTCGAGCAGCTGCGGGGTGCGATCGGCCGCCTGACCGGCACCGACACGTGGGTCTACGTCGACGGCGGACACTCCAACTGGCTCGGCCCCGACGCGATGGCCGACCTCGTCCGCCAGGTCGTCGGCCCGGGGGTGCGCGGCTTCGCGACGAACGTGTCGAACTTCAACCACACGTACGACGAGTTCGCCTACGCGCACGAGCTGTCCGAGCGCCTGAACGGACTGCACGCCCTCGTCGACACGTCGCGCAACGGTGCCGGTGCGCCCGCCGACGGCGAGTGGTGCAACCCGCCCGGACGCACCGTGGGCGACCCGAGCGGCACCTACGGCGACGATGTCGTCGACACCAACCTCTGGATCAAACCGCCGGGCGAGAGCGACGGACCGTGCAACGGCGGACCCGCCGCCGGCGTGTGGTGGCCGGCCGGAGCAGTCGACCTCACGCGCGACGCGACGCGCTGA